The Chryseolinea soli genome contains a region encoding:
- a CDS encoding carboxylesterase/lipase family protein, with protein sequence MAVLCAACSTKEQARQDVWSVVKTEGGLISGTLKDSVHIFRGIPFAAPPVDELRWREPQPVKPWADTLACVAFGASPIQNDPKPFMMWSEEFITPAKPLSEDCLFLNVWTAAKSPEEKRPVLVWIHGGAFLSGSGACPVYDGEALAKAGVVYVTINYRLGVFGFMAHPELTAESEHESSGNYGLLDQVAALQWIKNNIAAFGGDPSRVTIAGQSAGSMAVQSLVASPLAKGLFHGAIAESGAMTGRPSMPLNEAEKTGVALLKKINSESIDALRSLSADSLLALANTLPFGSFFPIVDGYVLPADVKSIFQNKQHNDVPVVAGWVTGDADLVLGNIQSPTQFKASAQTRYGNRSAEFLKLFPAEDEAGAKVSQRKLALLQFAGYPDRAWALSNQHNTYVYEFTYVPTDKPGFPNYGAFHTSEVPFALHTLKLWDRPWVEADLQVEAYMSSYWINFVKTGDPNGKGLPEWKKYEATTGNVQELGAVSVAGPGKYAAEFEFIKSINP encoded by the coding sequence ATGGCCGTCCTCTGCGCAGCCTGCTCCACAAAAGAGCAGGCGCGTCAGGACGTATGGAGTGTTGTGAAGACGGAAGGCGGGTTGATCTCGGGAACGCTAAAGGATAGTGTTCATATTTTCAGAGGCATTCCTTTTGCCGCACCTCCCGTGGATGAACTCCGGTGGCGTGAGCCACAACCGGTGAAACCCTGGGCCGACACCCTGGCCTGTGTGGCGTTTGGTGCCAGTCCCATACAAAATGATCCCAAGCCGTTCATGATGTGGTCGGAGGAGTTTATCACACCCGCGAAACCATTGAGCGAAGATTGTCTTTTCCTCAACGTCTGGACCGCTGCCAAATCGCCGGAAGAAAAACGACCGGTATTGGTGTGGATCCACGGCGGAGCTTTTTTGTCGGGATCAGGAGCTTGTCCGGTGTATGATGGCGAGGCGCTGGCAAAAGCAGGAGTCGTGTATGTCACCATCAACTACCGGCTGGGTGTCTTTGGATTCATGGCCCATCCCGAACTCACGGCCGAGTCGGAGCACGAGAGTTCCGGCAACTATGGGTTGCTGGACCAGGTGGCGGCTTTGCAATGGATCAAGAACAACATCGCTGCTTTTGGCGGCGACCCTTCCCGCGTGACGATCGCCGGGCAGTCGGCCGGTTCTATGGCCGTGCAATCGCTGGTAGCCAGTCCGTTGGCGAAGGGTCTCTTTCACGGTGCCATTGCCGAAAGCGGCGCCATGACCGGCCGGCCATCGATGCCGCTGAACGAAGCGGAAAAGACGGGGGTGGCGTTGTTGAAGAAAATCAATTCGGAATCCATTGACGCCTTGCGCAGTTTATCCGCCGACAGCCTTTTGGCATTGGCCAACACCTTGCCCTTTGGTTCATTCTTTCCCATTGTCGACGGCTATGTGTTGCCGGCCGATGTGAAGTCGATCTTCCAGAACAAACAACACAACGATGTGCCCGTGGTGGCCGGGTGGGTGACGGGCGATGCCGACCTCGTGTTGGGGAACATTCAATCGCCAACCCAATTCAAGGCATCGGCGCAAACCCGCTATGGCAACCGCAGTGCCGAATTCCTGAAGCTCTTTCCTGCCGAAGATGAGGCGGGCGCCAAAGTATCACAGCGCAAGCTGGCCTTGCTCCAGTTTGCAGGCTATCCCGATCGCGCGTGGGCGTTATCCAATCAGCACAACACGTACGTGTATGAATTTACCTACGTGCCCACCGATAAACCGGGCTTCCCCAACTACGGGGCGTTTCATACTTCCGAAGTTCCTTTTGCGCTGCACACGCTGAAACTTTGGGACCGTCCTTGGGTGGAAGCGGATCTGCAGGTGGAGGCATACATGTCGTCGTATTGGATCAATTTTGTGAAGACAGGCGATCCCAATGGAAAGGGTCTTCCGGAATGGAAAAAATATGAAGCCACCACGGGCAATGTCCAGGAACTGGGCGCTGTCTCCGTGGCCGGGCCGGGAAAGTATGCGGCAGAATTTGAATTTATAAAATCCATAAACCCATAA
- a CDS encoding CitMHS family transporter, giving the protein MLSLFGFATIAIFLVLIITKRLSVITALVLVPIVFGLFAGVSVKELAEMMLGGIKQVAPTGILLMFAVLYFAVMLDVGLFDPVIAFIIRQVKGDPLRVVIGTALLTMIVHLDGDGTATFMIVISAFLPIYKELKMDRLVLAGIVALAVGPMHLVPWSGTSARAMATLNSNATELFNPNIPAMIGGALWVIAVAYILGRRERKRLGKVHLDYDHHTSLTDEQRSLRRPKLILVNAVMTVSLIVILMKGWVPTPVLFVIASCLALLINYPKLKDQQRVMKSHGANIFMVSSMIFAAGIFSGILTGSKMIDAMASSLVSLIPEQHASLLPVLTAITSMPSSLLFTPDAYYFGVVPVLSEAAQHYQVNPLEIGRAALLGQMTVGFPLSPLTASTFLLVGLCEVDLGDHQKFVFKWAMGTTLVMTLVALLTGSIHL; this is encoded by the coding sequence ATGCTCTCGCTCTTCGGGTTTGCCACCATTGCCATTTTTCTTGTACTGATCATCACGAAACGACTGTCGGTCATCACGGCGTTGGTGCTTGTTCCGATTGTCTTCGGCTTGTTCGCGGGTGTTTCCGTGAAGGAACTGGCCGAGATGATGCTGGGAGGGATCAAGCAAGTGGCACCCACCGGGATCCTGCTCATGTTTGCCGTGCTCTACTTTGCCGTCATGCTCGACGTAGGATTGTTCGACCCGGTGATCGCGTTCATCATCCGCCAGGTGAAAGGCGATCCGTTGCGCGTGGTGATTGGCACTGCCTTGCTCACTATGATCGTGCACCTCGACGGCGATGGCACGGCCACGTTCATGATCGTGATCTCCGCCTTTCTTCCCATCTATAAAGAACTGAAGATGGATCGCCTTGTATTAGCCGGCATTGTCGCGTTGGCCGTGGGCCCGATGCATCTCGTGCCTTGGTCGGGCACGTCGGCGCGTGCTATGGCTACACTGAACTCAAATGCTACGGAGCTCTTCAATCCCAACATTCCGGCCATGATCGGCGGCGCCCTCTGGGTGATCGCGGTGGCCTATATTCTGGGGCGCAGAGAACGAAAGCGGTTGGGAAAAGTCCACCTGGACTACGATCACCATACTTCTCTTACGGATGAACAGCGATCGCTCCGCAGACCCAAGCTGATCCTCGTCAACGCGGTCATGACCGTTTCGCTCATCGTTATTCTAATGAAAGGCTGGGTGCCCACACCGGTGTTGTTTGTGATCGCCAGTTGCCTGGCACTGCTCATCAACTATCCAAAACTAAAAGATCAACAACGCGTGATGAAAAGTCACGGTGCGAACATTTTTATGGTGTCGAGCATGATCTTCGCGGCGGGAATTTTCTCCGGCATTCTTACCGGCTCCAAGATGATCGATGCCATGGCTTCGTCGTTGGTGTCACTGATTCCCGAACAGCATGCGTCGTTGCTCCCGGTATTGACGGCCATCACGAGTATGCCTTCGAGCCTGCTGTTTACACCGGATGCTTATTATTTCGGCGTGGTGCCGGTGTTGAGCGAAGCAGCACAACACTACCAGGTGAATCCCCTGGAGATCGGGCGCGCGGCGTTGCTGGGACAAATGACGGTAGGCTTTCCGTTGAGCCCCTTAACGGCGTCGACGTTTTTGCTGGTGGGCTTATGCGAAGTGGACCTGGGCGATCATCAGAAATTTGTTTTCAAATGGGCCATGGGCACCACCCTGGTGATGACGCTCGTGGCGTTGCTAACCGGATCGATACACTTATGA
- a CDS encoding acyclic terpene utilization AtuA family protein yields MKEKIRIGCGAGFSGDRLDPSLVLVERGGLDYLVLECLAERTIALAQKRKRQDPLQGYDPLLERRIESLLVPLLQNKVRLITNMGAANPLAAAQKIIEIARRKNVKVKVAAVTGDDVLDKIDPQDKALETGRPLVDSGPLLSANAYLGAPGIIEAIQQEADIIITGRVADPSLFIAPMIVGFGWSMDHYDLLGKGTVLGHLMECAGQITGGYFADPGKKDVPGMAVLGHPFVDVWPDGQGIIGKVDDTGGIINLQTAKEQLLYEVVNPYEYFTPDVIADFTSVQLTDLGGNRVQVAGGSGKQKPDTYKVSVGYQAFHLGEGEITYAGSNAVARARLAGEIVRERLKDEFPELRIDLIGQNSVHDDRLHQANTPYEVRLRVAGKSPSFQQASRVGEEVEALYTNGPGGGGGVRKYVQEVVGIVSTLIPRNKVTHHITLLTA; encoded by the coding sequence ATGAAAGAAAAGATCAGGATCGGATGTGGCGCAGGATTCTCCGGCGACCGGCTTGACCCCTCGCTGGTTTTGGTGGAGCGTGGAGGATTGGATTACCTGGTGTTGGAATGCCTGGCCGAGCGCACTATTGCCCTGGCACAAAAAAGAAAACGGCAGGATCCGTTGCAAGGCTACGACCCGTTGCTGGAGCGAAGGATCGAGTCGCTGCTCGTTCCCCTTTTGCAAAACAAGGTGCGGCTCATCACCAACATGGGAGCCGCCAACCCGCTGGCTGCTGCACAAAAAATTATCGAGATCGCACGACGCAAAAATGTGAAGGTGAAGGTAGCGGCGGTTACCGGCGATGACGTGCTGGACAAGATCGATCCGCAAGACAAAGCGTTGGAGACCGGCCGGCCTTTGGTGGATTCCGGTCCGCTGCTGTCGGCCAATGCATATTTAGGGGCGCCAGGCATCATCGAGGCAATCCAGCAGGAAGCCGACATTATTATCACCGGCCGCGTGGCAGACCCGTCGTTGTTTATTGCGCCGATGATCGTTGGTTTTGGCTGGTCGATGGATCACTATGACCTGCTCGGCAAGGGCACGGTGTTGGGCCACCTCATGGAATGCGCCGGGCAAATCACCGGTGGCTACTTTGCGGATCCCGGAAAGAAAGATGTTCCCGGCATGGCTGTGCTGGGTCATCCGTTCGTGGATGTCTGGCCGGATGGTCAGGGCATTATTGGAAAAGTCGATGACACCGGAGGTATCATCAATTTGCAAACGGCCAAGGAGCAATTGCTCTATGAGGTGGTGAACCCGTACGAATATTTTACACCCGATGTTATTGCTGATTTTACATCGGTGCAATTGACCGACCTGGGTGGCAACCGCGTGCAGGTTGCCGGCGGCAGTGGAAAACAAAAGCCTGACACCTATAAAGTAAGTGTAGGCTACCAAGCCTTCCATCTCGGCGAAGGAGAGATCACCTACGCGGGATCAAATGCTGTAGCGCGCGCCCGGCTGGCGGGAGAGATTGTGCGGGAGCGATTGAAGGACGAATTTCCGGAACTGCGGATCGATCTCATCGGTCAGAATTCCGTGCACGACGACCGGCTTCACCAAGCGAACACACCTTATGAAGTACGGCTTCGCGTTGCCGGCAAATCGCCTTCGTTTCAGCAAGCGTCGCGCGTTGGCGAGGAGGTGGAAGCCCTGTACACCAATGGACCCGGTGGTGGCGGAGGTGTGAGAAAATATGTGCAGGAGGTGGTGGGCATCGTATCCACCCTGATCCCACGAAACAAAGTGACGCATCACATAACCTTGTTAACGGCATGA
- a CDS encoding ThuA domain-containing protein: MTQKNVSLFTILLMFLALSCSKPKHEVRILVFTKTAGFRHESIGAGIEAIKTMAKKHNIAVDTTENAANFNEDNLKHYNAVIFLSTTGDVLNQEQQNDFERFIQAGGGYLGIHAATDTEYDWPWYGKLAGAYFTSHPNNPNVRTADFLTVDHKHPASDSLPDKWQRTDEFYNFKNINPEIHVLVKIDETSYEGGTNNGDHPMAWYHEFDGGRAFYTAMGHTDESFQDPLVQRHIWGGLQYVLGGDKPVELDYKLVKTKRVPEENRFTKIVLDEKLEEPVELAVLPNSQVLFVERRGNVKLYDPTENKTKLVTKIAVSTKYKFKDGGQSEAEDGLLGLAIDPKYSENHWIYLYYSPAGDEAKNILTRYEFKDGKLNEESKKVMLEVKTQREQCCHTGGSIAFDANGNLFLSTGDNTSPRNTAYAPIDERPGRSPWDAQKGSANTNDLRGKVIRIHPEADGTYTIPEGNLFAKGTEKTRPEIYMMGGRNPYRISIDKHTGFLYWGDVGPDAGQDSVGRGTRAYDEINQARKPGFFGWPYFVGDNQAYYERDFATKKVGEKFNPEKPINNSPNNTGLTELPPAQKAFIWYPYDESKEFPLVGKGGRTAMAGPVFYASDFKGAKRAFPDYYDGKLIIYEWMRGWVMAVTMDNEGNYVSMERFMPSHRFSNPMDMDFGPDGDLYMLEYGTAWFQGNDDARLVKIEYNGGNRAPMVQMAVDKPQGAVPMTVKLTSTGTKDYDHDVLKYTWKISDSAGKEVATKNEADMDYTFDKPGSYKATLEVDDGKGEKTTRELEIQAGNEPPVVTFDITRGNQTFFFPNQSFDYEVKVSDKEDGTLDNGIAADQISVNIDYLAQGFDKTQIVQGHLDADDNAQFIKGKALMEKSDCKSCHLIDKKSIGPMYMDVAKKYKDDPKAADRLAKKVIDGGGGVWGEVNMAAHPQISLPDAKEMVSYVLSLGSPIVKTSLPAKGTYVTKLEKGEGAGGVYLIRASYSDKGANGLPPARAEKTLTLRSATIDAGSADSNDGIQKFKLPDTPFTMMIGQKHNSYIGFKHFDMTGVDAATFVASAPKQYGMTGGTVEVRIDSPTGEVIGESSVIVPTVSAGSSPAAPTIAVAKLKPVSGFHDVYFLYKNEKAAGGQMLYVLMQINLSYNPKSSAVAMK, from the coding sequence ATGACCCAAAAAAACGTAAGCTTATTCACCATCCTCCTGATGTTTCTGGCGCTGTCGTGCAGCAAACCAAAACACGAGGTCCGCATCCTGGTCTTCACCAAAACTGCGGGATTCCGTCACGAGTCCATCGGTGCGGGAATTGAGGCCATAAAGACGATGGCCAAAAAACACAACATCGCGGTGGACACCACCGAGAACGCGGCCAACTTCAACGAAGACAACCTGAAGCATTACAACGCTGTGATTTTTCTGAGTACCACTGGCGACGTGCTCAACCAGGAACAACAAAACGATTTTGAACGCTTCATCCAGGCGGGTGGAGGATACTTGGGCATACACGCCGCCACCGACACGGAATACGATTGGCCGTGGTATGGCAAACTGGCCGGTGCCTATTTCACCAGCCACCCCAACAACCCGAACGTGCGGACGGCCGATTTCCTGACGGTTGATCACAAACATCCCGCCTCGGATTCGCTGCCCGACAAGTGGCAGCGCACCGATGAATTTTACAACTTCAAAAACATCAACCCCGAGATCCATGTGTTGGTGAAGATCGATGAAACGTCCTACGAAGGCGGCACCAACAACGGCGACCACCCCATGGCATGGTATCACGAATTTGACGGCGGCCGTGCCTTCTACACTGCGATGGGCCACACCGACGAAAGCTTTCAGGATCCGCTGGTGCAGCGACACATTTGGGGCGGCTTGCAATACGTGCTGGGTGGCGACAAACCCGTGGAGCTGGACTATAAACTTGTGAAAACGAAACGCGTGCCCGAAGAAAACCGGTTCACCAAAATTGTGCTGGACGAAAAACTGGAAGAACCCGTAGAACTCGCCGTGCTTCCCAACAGCCAGGTTCTTTTTGTGGAGCGAAGAGGCAACGTGAAACTTTACGATCCCACCGAAAACAAGACCAAGCTGGTGACAAAGATCGCGGTCAGCACAAAATATAAATTCAAAGACGGCGGCCAATCCGAAGCGGAAGACGGCTTGCTGGGGCTGGCCATCGACCCGAAGTACAGCGAGAACCATTGGATCTATCTCTACTATTCCCCGGCCGGCGACGAGGCGAAAAACATTTTGACGCGCTACGAATTCAAAGACGGTAAGCTCAACGAGGAGTCGAAGAAAGTGATGCTGGAAGTGAAGACACAACGCGAGCAATGCTGCCATACCGGTGGGTCTATTGCCTTCGATGCCAACGGAAACTTATTCCTTTCCACAGGCGACAACACGAGCCCGCGCAACACGGCGTATGCGCCCATCGACGAACGTCCGGGAAGAAGCCCGTGGGATGCCCAGAAAGGTTCGGCCAACACCAACGACCTTCGCGGCAAAGTGATCCGCATTCATCCTGAGGCTGACGGAACCTACACCATTCCCGAAGGAAACCTCTTTGCAAAAGGTACGGAGAAAACACGTCCCGAGATTTATATGATGGGCGGAAGAAACCCTTACAGAATTTCCATCGACAAACACACCGGCTTTCTCTATTGGGGCGATGTGGGACCGGATGCCGGACAAGACTCGGTGGGCCGCGGAACCAGAGCCTACGACGAAATCAACCAGGCCCGCAAGCCCGGATTTTTTGGATGGCCTTATTTTGTAGGCGACAACCAAGCCTACTACGAGCGCGATTTTGCCACGAAGAAAGTGGGTGAGAAATTCAATCCTGAAAAACCGATCAACAACTCCCCGAACAACACGGGGCTTACGGAGTTGCCACCCGCACAGAAGGCGTTTATCTGGTATCCTTACGACGAGTCGAAAGAGTTCCCGCTGGTGGGCAAAGGTGGACGGACCGCCATGGCCGGCCCGGTATTTTACGCTTCCGATTTCAAAGGCGCGAAGAGAGCTTTCCCGGATTATTACGACGGCAAACTCATTATTTATGAATGGATGCGCGGATGGGTAATGGCCGTGACCATGGACAACGAAGGCAACTACGTTTCCATGGAGCGCTTCATGCCCAGCCATCGCTTTAGCAATCCTATGGATATGGACTTCGGCCCCGATGGCGATCTCTACATGCTGGAGTATGGCACCGCCTGGTTCCAGGGCAACGACGACGCCCGCCTGGTGAAGATCGAATACAACGGCGGCAACCGCGCGCCGATGGTGCAGATGGCCGTGGACAAGCCGCAAGGCGCCGTGCCCATGACCGTGAAGCTGACCTCGACGGGAACAAAAGATTATGACCACGACGTGCTGAAATACACCTGGAAGATCAGCGACAGCGCCGGCAAAGAAGTGGCCACCAAGAACGAAGCCGACATGGACTACACGTTCGACAAACCCGGTAGCTACAAGGCCACGCTTGAAGTGGACGATGGAAAAGGAGAGAAGACCACCCGCGAGCTGGAAATTCAAGCAGGCAACGAACCGCCCGTAGTCACCTTCGACATCACCCGCGGCAACCAGACCTTCTTCTTCCCCAACCAATCGTTCGACTATGAAGTGAAGGTGAGCGACAAGGAAGACGGCACACTCGACAACGGCATCGCAGCCGACCAGATCTCGGTCAACATCGATTACCTGGCGCAAGGGTTTGACAAAACCCAGATCGTGCAAGGCCACCTCGACGCCGACGACAACGCGCAATTCATCAAAGGCAAAGCGTTGATGGAGAAAAGCGATTGCAAGTCGTGTCACTTGATCGATAAGAAATCCATTGGCCCGATGTATATGGATGTGGCCAAAAAATACAAAGACGATCCCAAGGCCGCCGACCGCCTGGCCAAGAAGGTGATCGACGGAGGTGGCGGTGTTTGGGGCGAAGTGAACATGGCGGCCCACCCGCAGATCTCGTTGCCCGATGCCAAGGAAATGGTGAGCTATGTGTTGAGCCTGGGATCGCCCATCGTAAAAACGTCATTACCCGCGAAGGGTACCTACGTCACCAAACTTGAAAAAGGTGAGGGTGCCGGCGGCGTATACCTCATCCGTGCATCCTACTCCGACAAAGGTGCCAATGGCTTGCCTCCGGCCCGTGCTGAAAAAACGCTGACACTCCGAAGCGCCACCATTGATGCCGGCAGCGCCGATAGCAATGATGGCATCCAAAAGTTCAAGCTTCCCGACACGCCCTTCACGATGATGATCGGTCAGAAGCACAACTCCTATATAGGCTTCAAACACTTCGACATGACGGGTGTGGACGCGGCGACATTTGTCGCCTCAGCGCCCAAGCAATACGGCATGACCGGTGGTACCGTGGAGGTGCGCATCGACAGTCCTACGGGTGAAGTGATCGGCGAATCTTCTGTCATTGTCCCCACGGTCAGCGCCGGCTCCAGCCCCGCGGCACCGACGATTGCAGTGGCGAAACTGAAACCGGTCTCCGGTTTTCACGATGTATATTTCCTGTACAAGAATGAAAAAGCAGCCGGTGGCCAGATGTTATATGTGTTGATGCAAATCAATTTAAGCTACAATCCGAAGAGCTCGGCGGTGGCGATGAAATAG
- a CDS encoding carboxypeptidase-like regulatory domain-containing protein, with protein sequence MRTLLVVVSFQILLWASLVAQDLNREISISFQNVPFERVLSELGEQYDLKFSYSRERVGLNKKITLSVEQVRLNDALEKIFKQANVEYKMVGEQIVLRNKNNADSDIVVDGKVLDNRSGTPLPLASIRLDQTSLGVATNDDGAFVLHIPAQHRSNKITVSYVGYRSHHLSVSNDENSLLIRLEPETTQLNTVVVTSKTGHSILEEAIARIQENYDTGKVKYTYFIRDLAVQDGDPVEASETVYQAYRESAAPSAERQIKVVKGRRVKDFHAIQSILQTFIRWTGFEIGLGTDIIFSADLKTQNNSDEFPGSNFLKQHDFELLGTSLLDDREVYVISFDQKDAYKNKALYKGKFYIDMESLAFVRTETELSPKGIKHAKFFGTSKAAAALFGYSRCAVLGQKSITTYKAWQGKWYPASIGVSWNASLVKPKTDFFADILLTGDVVVTDIQTGNVKPFNSSEVLSPKDQRNWEYLYQFAFWDGINAVPPDATMENAFETIARKNKKYGLDMNFWRRYQPYKSDHALLVRDSILCQQVTASTSNSPRAVFSHPGDDNKLFAPKYPPLNRTLPTKHFVIHFLAGDSASAQDVASVVEKNYARVLGSFGIDSLPRPIHVEVYPGVENYHFAIGRTGAPDSDVGMAVDEELFKMVSPGHPGSYHTRESLLKAAVHEFAHCVHYQFIARMSASNISQFETTDDAAWLFEGMASYVAQQFYAPEKFEYLRTGPYPTLKELNDVDGNGKIYDVGFLLIEFIETTWEEEGLLNLLSENGDVKKTFGLSESEFESRFYNYVKRNFLK encoded by the coding sequence ATGAGAACACTCCTGGTCGTCGTATCATTTCAAATCCTGTTATGGGCCAGCCTGGTGGCCCAGGACCTCAACAGGGAAATTTCTATTTCCTTTCAGAATGTCCCCTTTGAGCGCGTGCTTTCGGAATTGGGCGAGCAGTATGATCTAAAATTTTCCTATAGCCGGGAACGGGTTGGACTGAATAAAAAGATAACGCTTTCCGTCGAACAGGTTCGTTTGAATGATGCCCTGGAGAAAATCTTCAAACAGGCGAACGTTGAATACAAGATGGTGGGCGAACAGATTGTACTGAGAAACAAAAACAACGCAGATAGCGATATCGTGGTAGATGGAAAGGTTCTGGACAACCGCTCTGGAACTCCCCTACCCCTGGCATCCATACGGCTCGATCAAACCAGTCTGGGTGTGGCCACCAATGACGATGGAGCGTTCGTTTTACATATCCCGGCACAGCATCGCAGCAACAAAATAACCGTGTCGTATGTTGGCTACCGGTCACATCATCTCTCTGTATCAAATGATGAAAATTCGTTGCTGATACGGTTGGAGCCGGAGACAACGCAGCTCAACACGGTTGTGGTCACTTCAAAAACCGGGCATTCCATTCTCGAGGAAGCCATTGCCCGCATCCAGGAGAACTACGATACGGGAAAAGTTAAATATACGTACTTTATACGGGACCTCGCCGTCCAGGACGGTGATCCAGTAGAAGCGAGTGAGACAGTTTACCAGGCGTACCGCGAATCCGCTGCCCCTTCGGCAGAGCGGCAGATCAAGGTCGTGAAAGGACGACGGGTGAAAGACTTCCATGCCATTCAGAGCATCTTGCAGACCTTTATCCGTTGGACCGGATTCGAAATTGGCCTCGGCACAGACATCATCTTTTCTGCCGATCTGAAAACACAAAATAATAGCGACGAATTTCCCGGGTCAAATTTTCTAAAACAACACGACTTCGAACTGCTAGGAACAAGCCTGCTGGATGACCGGGAAGTGTATGTCATTTCATTCGATCAAAAAGATGCCTACAAAAACAAAGCACTGTACAAAGGAAAATTCTATATCGACATGGAAAGCCTCGCGTTTGTCCGCACCGAAACGGAACTTAGCCCCAAGGGCATAAAGCACGCAAAATTCTTTGGAACTTCGAAAGCAGCGGCGGCCCTTTTTGGCTACTCCCGTTGCGCCGTTCTTGGTCAAAAGTCCATCACCACCTACAAGGCCTGGCAAGGCAAATGGTATCCCGCCAGCATTGGCGTGAGCTGGAATGCCAGCTTGGTGAAACCAAAAACGGATTTCTTTGCCGACATCCTTTTGACCGGCGACGTCGTCGTGACCGACATTCAGACCGGGAATGTTAAACCCTTCAACAGTTCCGAAGTGCTTAGCCCGAAAGATCAACGCAACTGGGAATATCTTTATCAGTTCGCATTTTGGGATGGGATCAATGCCGTTCCGCCGGATGCTACGATGGAAAATGCGTTTGAGACCATCGCACGGAAAAATAAAAAATACGGGCTTGACATGAATTTCTGGAGACGGTATCAACCTTACAAAAGCGATCATGCCCTCCTGGTGCGAGACTCGATATTGTGCCAACAAGTAACGGCGAGCACCTCGAATTCTCCTAGGGCAGTCTTTTCTCATCCTGGAGATGACAACAAACTCTTCGCGCCAAAATATCCGCCCCTTAACCGTACGCTCCCGACCAAACACTTTGTGATCCATTTCCTTGCCGGGGACTCGGCGAGTGCTCAAGACGTAGCCTCCGTTGTGGAAAAAAATTATGCGCGGGTGCTGGGTAGTTTTGGTATCGACAGTTTGCCACGACCGATTCACGTGGAGGTCTATCCCGGTGTGGAGAACTATCATTTTGCGATCGGGCGTACAGGAGCACCCGACAGCGACGTTGGCATGGCGGTGGATGAGGAATTATTCAAAATGGTTTCTCCCGGTCACCCCGGAAGCTATCACACACGTGAAAGCCTGCTTAAAGCCGCAGTCCACGAGTTTGCGCATTGTGTGCACTATCAATTCATCGCCCGCATGAGCGCGTCCAATATCAGCCAGTTTGAGACAACCGACGACGCAGCCTGGCTCTTCGAAGGCATGGCCAGCTATGTGGCACAACAATTTTATGCTCCTGAAAAATTTGAATATCTGCGCACGGGACCATACCCGACCCTGAAAGAGCTGAATGATGTGGACGGGAATGGCAAGATATACGATGTTGGCTTTCTCCTGATCGAATTTATAGAGACTACCTGGGAAGAGGAAGGCTTACTGAATTTGCTTTCCGAGAATGGCGATGTTAAAAAAACGTTTGGTCTGAGCGAAAGCGAATTTGAGAGCAGGTTTTACAACTATGTCAAGCGTAATTTTCTAAAATAA
- a CDS encoding FecR family protein has protein sequence MKNIAAMNKEQLDDLISKYYRGETSLEEEETLFAHYNGSPIHTLSDPGQAQFTYFKTKKEEEPSAAFVNPVESLWMDKPATKAIHFRLLFRIAAVVIVALGLGWYFLAEKNARSIHTVRTKAGEQTRIVLPDSTVVWINEMTELQYANNFQQRQRNVWLKGEAYFEVHSDTSRPFIVHTGKVSTTVVGTAFNLRSYDNEKIIALDVTHGRAHFGATQKVDVQQGQGARFDLRRYQVETMASNPNANAWKTRQLVFEDTAMQDVLRDLEHYFHAPFEAEDPVLLHCHFKATFQNATAEEVLDVIDYSLHIRHSFQDGKYILSGQNCEEQ, from the coding sequence ATGAAAAACATCGCGGCCATGAATAAAGAACAGCTGGACGATCTGATCTCGAAATATTACCGTGGTGAAACCTCGTTGGAGGAAGAAGAGACTCTTTTCGCCCATTACAACGGTTCCCCTATCCATACATTATCCGACCCCGGGCAGGCACAATTCACTTATTTTAAAACTAAAAAAGAAGAAGAGCCTAGCGCAGCCTTTGTCAACCCGGTGGAGTCACTCTGGATGGATAAGCCAGCGACGAAAGCCATCCATTTCCGCCTGCTGTTTCGAATAGCTGCCGTCGTTATTGTTGCGCTTGGTTTGGGTTGGTATTTTCTGGCAGAGAAAAACGCGAGGAGCATACATACCGTGAGAACAAAGGCCGGAGAGCAAACCCGGATCGTTCTGCCGGACAGCACGGTGGTGTGGATAAATGAAATGACGGAACTGCAATACGCCAACAACTTTCAGCAACGGCAAAGAAATGTTTGGTTAAAAGGAGAAGCTTATTTTGAAGTGCACAGCGATACGTCAAGGCCATTTATAGTGCACACCGGAAAAGTTTCCACAACGGTAGTGGGTACCGCGTTTAACCTGAGAAGTTATGATAACGAAAAGATCATAGCGCTCGACGTCACACATGGACGTGCTCATTTCGGGGCAACTCAAAAAGTTGATGTACAACAGGGGCAAGGCGCGCGTTTCGATTTACGGCGCTATCAGGTTGAAACCATGGCATCAAATCCGAACGCCAACGCATGGAAAACGCGGCAGCTTGTGTTTGAAGACACCGCCATGCAAGATGTCCTTCGTGATCTGGAACATTACTTCCATGCGCCGTTCGAAGCCGAAGATCCGGTGCTGCTCCATTGCCACTTCAAAGCAACCTTTCAAAACGCTACCGCCGAAGAGGTTCTCGACGTGATCGACTATAGTCTGCACATTCGCCATTCCTTCCAGGACGGAAAGTATATTTTATCGGGGCAAAATTGCGAAGAACAATGA